One Aquipuribacter hungaricus DNA window includes the following coding sequences:
- a CDS encoding SAF domain-containing protein, with the protein MLLIVAGAAIGAALYLAGDDRTQVVVAARDIPVGTVISAADLTAAEISGGVAGVAGSDARLLLGQSATTRIPAGALLHADMVDPAPPPGEGKVALGLALSAGQLPAAELTSDRLVEIVQVPAAADAAVQDPTGTVLVPEALVLSVTADASGAWLVTVAVDRDDAPAVAAAAAAGRTTLAMLPVASTTDDRASGDTNDGSTDGADDEGQG; encoded by the coding sequence GTGCTGCTGATCGTGGCTGGCGCGGCGATCGGTGCCGCGCTGTACCTGGCGGGGGACGACCGGACCCAGGTGGTCGTCGCCGCGCGGGACATCCCGGTGGGGACCGTCATCAGTGCCGCGGACCTGACCGCGGCGGAGATCTCGGGCGGTGTCGCGGGAGTTGCCGGATCGGACGCGCGCCTCTTGCTCGGGCAGAGCGCCACCACCCGCATACCCGCCGGGGCGTTGCTGCACGCCGACATGGTCGACCCGGCGCCCCCGCCGGGGGAGGGCAAGGTCGCTCTCGGCCTTGCGCTCAGCGCGGGGCAGCTGCCGGCCGCCGAGCTCACCTCGGACCGGCTGGTGGAGATCGTCCAGGTCCCCGCGGCGGCTGACGCCGCGGTCCAGGACCCGACTGGCACGGTGCTCGTGCCGGAGGCGCTCGTGCTGTCGGTGACCGCGGACGCCTCCGGCGCCTGGCTGGTCACCGTCGCCGTGGACCGCGACGACGCACCCGCGGTTGCCGCCGCGGCCGCCGCCGGCCGCACCACCCTCGCCATGCTTCCTGTCGCCTCGACCACGGACGACCGCGCCAGCGGCGACACGAACGACGGCAGCACTGACGGCGCCGACGACGAAGGTCAGGGGTGA
- a CDS encoding helix-turn-helix domain-containing protein, which yields MDSTPGLRPGALRAARVAAGLTQHELARRIEVAGGERIASWERGAAVPRPHFIQRLAEVLQVPVEQLLEAREFLDLRELRVVAGLSARELADHVHVSVPTLARWESGRFTRPPRGESVELLAQVLGVPVERVHQALARAAGPGEQAESSTPPEL from the coding sequence GTGGACAGCACCCCGGGCCTACGTCCGGGTGCGCTGCGCGCGGCGCGGGTGGCGGCGGGGCTGACCCAGCACGAGCTGGCTCGTCGGATCGAGGTCGCAGGCGGGGAGCGGATCGCCAGCTGGGAGCGGGGCGCTGCCGTGCCGCGTCCCCACTTCATCCAGCGCCTCGCGGAGGTGCTCCAGGTTCCGGTCGAGCAGCTGCTCGAGGCGAGAGAGTTCCTGGATCTGCGGGAGCTCCGGGTCGTTGCCGGCCTGAGTGCTCGCGAGCTCGCGGACCACGTCCACGTCTCCGTGCCCACCCTCGCGCGCTGGGAGTCCGGCCGCTTCACCAGGCCCCCCCGGGGCGAGAGCGTCGAGTTGCTGGCGCAGGTGCTGGGCGTTCCGGTCGAGCGCGTCCACCAAGCTTTGGCTCGGGCAGCCGGCCCCGGCGAGCAGGCCGAGTCGAGCACGCCTCCCGAGCTCTGA
- a CDS encoding GGDEF domain-containing protein, with protein sequence MAHEVGHDPLTGLANRRLFLERTGRAMRLRACTGGTVGTVGMLGVLFVDCDSFKAVNDVHGHAAGDEVLRQVAARLTALAGPHDTAPRLGGDEFAVLLQRDLIPRDAFLGTSPERDILGVAAAAHAALAAPYTVPGLGALVMSCSVGAAAYRAADTLPGLLHRADHAIYLQKYTEHKPDTSARPARQPASRGGRGPTGTSPSPSTAHPERRGAPLNSAVSRRPRRCRPSAQTSQAQIFRANGPSDGLEGLTGPARDRLIGGSRPGGRDQRRCHHPGPCPHRLVRHPMVGGRGPQQGDGRPTGELAVDGTDGAVVPDEDERRRTWIHPFTQRTPPPQQPVAHQNIAIRDVGDVRDWLMSLPAPLGRVASAELAGELESLCPPAAMQD encoded by the coding sequence CTGGCGCACGAGGTCGGCCACGACCCCCTGACCGGCCTGGCGAACCGGCGCCTGTTCCTGGAGCGGACAGGCCGGGCGATGCGGCTGCGGGCTTGCACCGGCGGCACGGTCGGAACCGTCGGCATGCTCGGCGTGCTGTTCGTCGACTGCGACAGCTTCAAGGCCGTCAACGACGTGCACGGGCACGCTGCAGGTGATGAGGTGCTGCGCCAGGTCGCGGCCCGGCTCACCGCCCTCGCCGGGCCGCATGACACCGCCCCCCGCCTCGGCGGCGACGAGTTCGCCGTTCTGCTCCAACGGGATCTGATCCCCCGCGACGCCTTCCTCGGCACCTCGCCAGAGCGGGACATCCTGGGGGTGGCCGCCGCCGCGCACGCGGCGCTGGCAGCGCCCTACACCGTCCCTGGCCTCGGCGCGCTGGTCATGAGCTGCAGCGTCGGCGCAGCGGCATACCGTGCCGCTGACACCCTGCCCGGGTTGCTGCACCGGGCCGACCACGCCATCTACCTGCAGAAGTACACCGAGCACAAACCTGACACGTCAGCACGCCCGGCCCGGCAACCCGCGTCTCGTGGCGGGCGAGGCCCGACGGGCACGTCGCCGTCGCCCTCCACAGCCCACCCTGAGCGCCGCGGGGCCCCGCTTAATAGCGCGGTGTCCCGCCGCCCCCGTCGGTGCCGTCCGTCGGCTCAGACGTCCCAGGCACAGATCTTCCGAGCAAACGGCCCATCAGACGGGCTTGAAGGCCTCACCGGCCCGGCGCGAGACCGCCTGATCGGCGGCTCGAGGCCCGGTGGTCGAGACCAGCGGCGTTGTCATCACCCAGGGCCGTGCCCTCACCGACTGGTTCGCCACCCGATGGTGGGAGGCCGAGGCCCTCAACAAGGCGATGGGCGCCCGACTGGTGAGTTGGCCGTGGACGGGACCGACGGGGCAGTGGTCCCCGACGAAGACGAACGTCGACGGACCTGGATACACCCGTTCACTCAGCGAACGCCGCCACCGCAGCAGCCGGTCGCGCATCAGAACATCGCCATCCGGGACGTGGGCGACGTCCGAGATTGGCTCATGTCGCTACCGGCACCACTTGGCCGGGTTGCCTCCGCCGAGCTCGCAGGCGAGCTGGAGTCACTGTGCCCGCCGGCCGCCATGCAGGACTGA
- a CDS encoding glycoside hydrolase family 2 protein, whose protein sequence is MSRTTQEGPTMTTHATPPILHGGQDVPAPGTGALRPSDHVPAAGGRPGGAAAAGTEPRTNHTERAGQSYPRPDRDRSQRWLSLDGRWSFSSVDGDSSIVVPYAWDSAASGVARTWLEEAVYSRHVVVPAAWAGQRVFLCFGAVHHQAHVFLDDVEVGSHTGGYTPFEIDLSPHLSGSSTTDGARLRVQVSAPADKRTIPHGKQRSIPRDDYDGVSFTPTSGIWQSVWLEARGRTYLDHLAVRGDSLTGFALDGTLAGDAPADAAVLVTVTAGSRHHESVTLTADPSGRVRGHLDLDDPRPWSPDDPHLYTLTCTVLPDGAAPAEASDPPHHLFPDAIGRRVPDEPSAVIPAGAPTAAGTASDQVAYTAGLRRIEAVGEELYLNGQRLYVRGVLDQGYWPETGMTAPDEQALVRDLELAARCGYNLVRKHIKLEDPRWLHHADRLGMLVWAEPPAPSRYTAASAAAFEDQLPPMLTRDGNHPSIIIWGLWNEEWGLDWDIPGSPERAAAAAHAYDTMRALDDTRLVVDNSGWAHVKTDLVDWHYYDEDPAAWATNVEALATGASEQFPVRLAADFVVDKGLYAHTDHPRTGLPVLNSEYGAGFTSLERAWHLRWQTQELRRHDRFAGYVYTELCDVEHEMAGIFDADRRPKDTGGHTPADANATTTLVLDLVPLAAGADVPPAPDGLELGVRVSHHGHQPIEGRVRASWAAAGAPVDRSATTSPWQSLPVTAEPFRLSDAVTVSVPAPPGTGGVGRLHVWLVDDADRPIARTFVDAAPVEPPNRRGATRPTAPPDRLQQLG, encoded by the coding sequence ATGAGCCGGACCACCCAGGAAGGCCCCACCATGACCACCCACGCCACCCCCCCGATCCTCCACGGCGGGCAGGACGTGCCCGCACCCGGCACCGGAGCCCTTCGCCCCTCCGATCACGTCCCCGCCGCCGGCGGGCGGCCGGGCGGCGCCGCCGCGGCGGGGACCGAACCGCGGACGAATCACACCGAGCGCGCAGGGCAGAGCTACCCGAGGCCTGACCGGGACCGCTCCCAGCGGTGGTTGTCGCTGGACGGCAGGTGGTCGTTCTCCTCCGTCGACGGCGACTCGAGCATCGTCGTCCCCTACGCATGGGACAGCGCCGCCTCCGGCGTGGCCCGCACCTGGCTGGAGGAGGCGGTCTACAGCCGTCACGTCGTGGTCCCGGCCGCGTGGGCGGGGCAGCGGGTCTTCCTCTGCTTCGGCGCGGTCCACCACCAGGCGCACGTCTTCCTCGACGACGTCGAGGTCGGCTCCCACACCGGCGGGTACACCCCCTTCGAGATCGACCTGAGCCCCCACCTGTCCGGAAGCAGCACCACCGACGGGGCGCGGCTGCGCGTGCAGGTCAGCGCCCCCGCCGACAAGCGCACCATCCCTCACGGCAAGCAGCGCTCTATCCCCAGGGACGACTACGACGGGGTGTCCTTCACCCCGACCTCCGGCATATGGCAGAGCGTGTGGCTAGAGGCGCGCGGGCGCACCTACCTGGACCACCTCGCCGTCCGCGGCGACAGCCTCACCGGCTTCGCCCTCGACGGCACCCTGGCCGGGGACGCCCCCGCCGACGCCGCTGTGCTGGTCACCGTCACCGCCGGATCGCGGCACCACGAGTCCGTCACCCTGACCGCCGACCCCTCCGGCCGGGTGCGCGGACACCTCGACCTCGACGACCCACGACCGTGGAGCCCCGACGACCCGCACCTGTACACCCTCACCTGCACCGTCCTGCCCGACGGCGCGGCACCGGCGGAAGCATCCGACCCGCCTCACCACCTGTTCCCCGACGCAATTGGACGCAGGGTACCGGACGAGCCGTCCGCCGTCATTCCCGCGGGCGCGCCGACCGCGGCCGGAACAGCGTCCGACCAGGTGGCGTACACCGCCGGGCTCCGTCGCATCGAGGCCGTCGGGGAGGAGCTGTACCTCAACGGCCAGCGGCTGTACGTGCGCGGGGTCCTGGACCAGGGGTACTGGCCCGAGACCGGGATGACCGCCCCGGACGAGCAGGCACTCGTCCGTGACCTCGAGCTCGCCGCCCGCTGCGGGTACAACCTCGTCCGCAAGCACATCAAGCTGGAGGACCCGCGCTGGCTGCACCACGCCGACCGCCTCGGCATGCTCGTCTGGGCCGAACCCCCGGCCCCCAGCCGCTACACCGCCGCCTCGGCCGCCGCGTTCGAGGACCAGCTGCCGCCCATGCTCACCCGCGACGGCAACCACCCCAGCATCATCATCTGGGGCCTGTGGAACGAGGAGTGGGGCCTGGACTGGGACATCCCCGGCAGCCCCGAGCGGGCCGCGGCGGCCGCGCACGCCTACGACACCATGCGAGCCCTCGACGACACCCGGCTCGTGGTCGACAACTCCGGCTGGGCCCACGTCAAGACCGACCTCGTGGACTGGCACTACTACGACGAAGACCCCGCAGCCTGGGCCACCAACGTCGAAGCCCTCGCCACAGGCGCCAGCGAGCAATTTCCCGTCCGCCTGGCCGCCGACTTCGTCGTCGACAAGGGCCTCTACGCCCACACCGACCACCCCCGCACCGGCCTGCCCGTGCTCAACAGCGAGTACGGCGCCGGCTTCACCAGCCTGGAACGCGCGTGGCACCTGCGCTGGCAGACCCAGGAGCTGCGCCGCCACGACCGCTTCGCCGGCTACGTCTACACCGAGCTGTGCGACGTCGAGCACGAGATGGCCGGGATCTTCGACGCCGACCGCCGCCCCAAGGACACCGGGGGACACACCCCGGCCGACGCCAACGCCACCACCACCCTCGTCCTGGACCTCGTCCCCCTCGCCGCCGGAGCCGACGTCCCGCCCGCACCCGACGGGCTAGAACTCGGCGTCCGCGTCTCCCACCACGGCCACCAGCCCATCGAAGGCCGGGTCAGGGCCAGCTGGGCCGCCGCAGGAGCACCCGTCGACAGGTCCGCCACCACCTCGCCCTGGCAGAGCCTCCCGGTCACGGCCGAACCGTTCCGCCTCAGCGACGCCGTCACCGTCTCCGTGCCAGCCCCGCCCGGCACGGGCGGGGTCGGACGGCTGCACGTCTGGCTCGTCGACGACGCCGACCGCCCCATCGCCCGGACCTTTGTCGACGCTGCACCCGTCGAGCCCCCGAACCGCCGAGGCGCCACCCGCCCCACGGCCCCGCCCGACCGCCTTCAGCAGCTGGGATGA
- a CDS encoding carbohydrate ABC transporter permease: MATSTLPGTTRKSTHRGAQGAGGRLAAHAFLLVLTVAFLAPVAWALLSAFKPANLIISDPLVFDPRTVTLDNFRRMLADVPLGLGFLNTGVVLLVKGSLTLFFAPLAAYGFAKYDFRGKNLIFGAVLITLMLPTIVLIIPLLLQMKELGWVNTYQALILPGAIDAFAIFWMRQVIAAVPDELLAAARVDGCTEFGIFWRVVLPVIRPGLAGLAVLTVMNIYNDFVWPVVVASSDRMATLQVVLSTLAQNISGNRIGADYATVTGELLAATSVAILPLLVIFIALQRHFINGILSGSVKG, encoded by the coding sequence ATGGCGACCAGCACCCTCCCGGGCACGACGCGGAAGTCCACCCACCGGGGAGCCCAAGGAGCAGGCGGCCGGCTCGCAGCCCATGCGTTCCTGCTGGTGCTCACCGTCGCGTTCCTCGCGCCGGTGGCCTGGGCCCTGCTGTCGGCGTTCAAGCCCGCGAACCTCATCATCTCCGATCCTCTGGTGTTCGACCCGCGCACCGTGACCCTGGATAATTTCAGGCGCATGCTCGCCGACGTCCCCCTCGGGCTGGGCTTCCTCAACACGGGCGTCGTGCTGCTCGTAAAAGGGTCGCTCACCTTGTTCTTCGCGCCGCTGGCCGCCTACGGCTTCGCCAAGTACGACTTCCGCGGCAAGAACCTCATCTTCGGCGCGGTCCTCATCACCCTGATGCTGCCGACCATCGTCCTCATCATCCCGCTGCTGCTGCAGATGAAAGAACTCGGCTGGGTCAACACCTACCAGGCCCTCATCCTGCCGGGGGCCATCGACGCCTTCGCCATCTTCTGGATGCGGCAGGTCATCGCAGCCGTGCCCGACGAGCTGCTCGCAGCCGCCCGGGTCGACGGCTGCACCGAGTTCGGCATCTTCTGGCGCGTCGTCCTCCCGGTGATCCGACCAGGACTGGCAGGACTGGCGGTGCTGACCGTCATGAACATCTACAACGACTTCGTCTGGCCCGTCGTCGTGGCCAGCTCCGACCGCATGGCCACCTTGCAGGTAGTGCTGTCCACGCTCGCGCAGAACATCAGCGGCAACCGCATCGGCGCGGACTACGCCACCGTCACCGGCGAGCTGCTCGCGGCCACCTCCGTGGCCATCCTCCCGCTACTCGTCATCTTCATCGCCCTCCAGCGCCACTTCATCAACGGCATCCTCTCCGGCAGCGTCAAGGGATGA
- a CDS encoding carbohydrate ABC transporter permease, whose product MFVAPFVIMFLAFSVYPMLFTLRLSFTDWRGSGAATWVGLDNYAYLLGNDAFWASLGNSAVLWLLIIPVQLLLALVAAVLLDDAKTRLRGLYRVAFLVPFVTPLVAVAQVWVVVFDQNYGAVNAALGVLGLPDVGWLTTSTWARPTLALLFIWKTTGFIIVIVLSGLQAIDASVYEAAALDGASRRRRLRSITVPLIRRTLLFAVILQTLAVVQMFAEPFVVTQGGPYGATTTAGLYLYNHITRADLGTGAANSFLLVVLVMALSLVFVRLMRERD is encoded by the coding sequence GTGTTCGTCGCCCCGTTCGTGATCATGTTCCTCGCGTTCAGCGTCTACCCGATGCTGTTCACCCTGCGGCTGAGCTTCACGGACTGGCGAGGCTCGGGCGCCGCCACCTGGGTGGGCCTGGACAACTACGCCTACCTGCTGGGCAACGACGCGTTCTGGGCCTCGTTGGGCAACTCCGCCGTCCTGTGGCTGCTCATCATCCCCGTCCAGCTGCTGCTCGCCCTCGTCGCGGCCGTCCTGCTGGACGACGCCAAGACCCGCCTGCGCGGGCTGTACCGGGTCGCGTTCCTCGTCCCGTTCGTCACCCCGCTGGTCGCGGTCGCCCAGGTGTGGGTGGTCGTCTTCGACCAGAACTACGGCGCGGTCAACGCCGCCCTCGGCGTCCTCGGCCTGCCCGACGTCGGCTGGCTCACCACGAGCACCTGGGCCCGGCCAACGCTGGCCCTGCTGTTCATCTGGAAGACGACCGGCTTCATCATCGTCATCGTGCTGTCCGGCCTCCAGGCCATCGACGCCAGCGTCTACGAGGCCGCCGCCCTGGACGGCGCCTCCCGCCGGCGCAGGCTGCGGAGCATCACCGTCCCGCTGATCAGGCGGACCCTGCTCTTCGCCGTGATCCTGCAGACCCTGGCCGTGGTGCAGATGTTCGCCGAGCCCTTCGTGGTCACCCAGGGCGGCCCCTACGGCGCGACCACCACGGCCGGGCTGTACCTCTACAACCACATCACCAGGGCGGACCTCGGCACCGGCGCCGCGAACTCCTTCCTCCTGGTCGTGCTGGTGATGGCGCTCTCCCTGGTCTTCGTGCGACTCATGAGGGAGCGCGACTGA
- a CDS encoding ABC transporter substrate-binding protein, which produces MSPARSVQAAPTAALPGPPAQPHGRLRRPRRAALPVLLLVGTGALLSACGPSISSGAADGAATGGSGGTDGSVAASGPGAGPAVLAAPSADAPSGEITIWDRSGDLFEVFEATIDDFNEVYPDITVNHEAVDIDAKLQNTLITGTDVPDGVFLDDARVAGYSEYLWDLSGVLDPYLDDIAPQKVDVNTLDGGVYGVPFDLDPGLLFYNETALLEAGVDATTIETYDDLLEAARQYKQARPDSGPIHLEQSPFLGQLQLEMFASQLGTSIADEQGELRLDSPEYEQVLTMLDTVQREGLGTRAEYLSPSDIEPLESGQQVFYPWAVWFSFAPQQLLPETAGDWRAMPLPAWEDGGARSGAMGGSSFVLPRDGENADLAWLFYEFLMFEEAGYSAVWGPNDVYPDGLNTSIPAYRPAADPAAPLFGPVEALGGQDLWAVATAAGEEIPGGAPIPEWWAGAVDYLGTDVQRMLDGDLTPTEVLERSSAEIQPNLVDRS; this is translated from the coding sequence ATGTCCCCTGCCCGGTCGGTCCAGGCAGCCCCCACTGCCGCCCTGCCCGGTCCGCCTGCCCAGCCGCACGGGCGGCTGCGCCGCCCCCGGCGGGCCGCGCTGCCTGTGCTGCTGCTGGTCGGGACCGGTGCGCTGCTCAGCGCCTGCGGCCCGTCGATCAGCTCCGGCGCCGCCGACGGCGCCGCGACGGGCGGGTCCGGAGGCACCGACGGGTCGGTCGCTGCGTCTGGGCCCGGCGCCGGCCCGGCCGTCCTGGCAGCGCCGTCGGCCGACGCACCGTCGGGCGAGATCACGATCTGGGACCGCTCGGGAGACCTCTTCGAGGTCTTCGAGGCCACGATCGACGACTTCAACGAGGTCTACCCCGACATCACCGTCAACCACGAGGCCGTCGACATCGACGCCAAGCTCCAGAACACCCTCATCACCGGTACGGACGTGCCGGACGGGGTGTTCCTCGACGACGCCCGCGTCGCCGGGTACTCCGAGTACCTATGGGACCTCAGCGGCGTCCTGGACCCCTACCTCGACGACATCGCCCCCCAGAAGGTCGACGTCAACACCCTGGACGGCGGCGTCTACGGCGTGCCGTTCGACCTGGACCCGGGCCTGCTCTTCTACAACGAGACGGCGCTGCTCGAGGCCGGTGTCGACGCCACCACGATCGAGACCTACGACGACCTGCTGGAGGCGGCCCGGCAGTACAAGCAGGCCCGGCCGGACTCCGGGCCGATCCACCTGGAGCAGAGCCCCTTCCTGGGCCAGCTGCAGCTTGAGATGTTCGCCTCCCAGCTGGGGACGAGCATCGCCGACGAGCAGGGCGAGCTCCGCCTGGACTCCCCGGAGTACGAGCAGGTCCTCACGATGCTCGACACCGTGCAGCGCGAAGGCCTCGGTACCCGTGCGGAGTACCTGAGCCCCAGCGACATCGAGCCCCTGGAGTCCGGCCAGCAGGTGTTCTACCCGTGGGCGGTCTGGTTCAGCTTCGCCCCGCAGCAGCTCCTGCCCGAGACCGCGGGCGACTGGCGCGCCATGCCCCTGCCCGCGTGGGAGGACGGCGGCGCCCGCAGCGGCGCCATGGGCGGCTCGTCCTTCGTCCTGCCCCGCGACGGCGAGAACGCCGACCTCGCCTGGCTGTTCTACGAGTTCCTCATGTTCGAGGAGGCCGGCTACAGCGCGGTCTGGGGACCCAACGACGTCTACCCCGACGGCCTGAACACGTCTATCCCCGCCTACCGGCCGGCCGCCGACCCCGCGGCGCCGCTGTTCGGGCCCGTAGAGGCCCTGGGCGGGCAGGACCTGTGGGCCGTCGCCACCGCCGCCGGCGAGGAGATCCCCGGCGGGGCCCCGATCCCCGAATGGTGGGCGGGCGCGGTCGACTACCTCGGCACCGACGTGCAGCGCATGCTCGACGGCGACCTCACCCCCACCGAGGTCCTCGAGCGCTCCAGCGCCGAGATCCAGCCCAACCTGGTCGACCGGTCCTGA